The following are encoded in a window of Peromyscus eremicus chromosome 12, PerEre_H2_v1, whole genome shotgun sequence genomic DNA:
- the Fetub gene encoding fetuin-B codes for MALLRLLVFCTLAACCVARSPPQIPLCSFPLPRSCNDSEVQAVAGFALQSINQDRKDGYVLSLSRVHDVWDHFQEDMGSVFYLTLDVLETDCHVLSKKAQKDCKPRVLHESVYGQCKAMFHINKSRRVLYLLAYNCTLRPVSQRKIHFICPDCPGPVDLSDPRVLEAATESLAKFNSESLSKQYSLVKVTRATSQWVVGPSYFVDYLIKESSCTKSQASCSLQSSDSAPVGLCHGSLMQGPLEKSVSVTCEFFESQAQVPGGENPAVTQESKKQPSEDDEAPQKNKAPVISPSVTAPKGSVQHLPDLDAEKPQGSKEKSPEEATEEKSPEEAFPVQLDLTTDPHGEKLDVSFLYLGPEEKKLVVFPFPGKESRSTKCPGSAGETNPLILPP; via the exons ATGGCTCTGCTTCGACTTCTGGTATTCTGCACCCTGGCCGCATGCTGCGTGGCTCGCTCTCCTCCCCAGATACCCCTCTGCTCCTTTCCGCTTCCCCGGAGCTGTAACGACTCTGAAGTGCAGGCAGTTGCGGGCTTTGCCCTGCAGAGCATCAACCAAGACCGAAAGGACGGCTACGTGTTGAGCCTCTCCCGAGTGCACGATGTTTGGGACCACTTCCAG GAGGACATGGGATCTGTGTTCTACCTCACACTGGATGTCTTAGAGACTGACTGCCACGTGCTCAGCAAGAAGGCACAGAAGGACTGCAAGCCGAGGGTTTTGCACGAGTCG GTTTATGGTCAATGCAAAGCAATGTTTCACATTAACAAGTCAAGAAGAGTTCTCTACTTGCTTGCTTATAACTGTACTCTTCGCCCAG TTTCTCAAAGAAAGATTCATTTCATCTGCCCTGACTGCCCGGGCCCTGTTGACTTGTCGGACCCCAGAGTTCTGGAAGCTGCCACGGAGTCGCTTGCGAAGTTCAACAGTGAGAGCCTCTCAAAGCAGTACTCACTCGTCAAAGTCACCAGGGCCACTAGCCAG TGGGTGGTTGGCCCTTCGTACTTTGTGGATTATTTGATCAAAGAATCATCATGTaccaagtcccaggccagctgtTCCCTCCAGTCCTCTGACTCTGCG CCTGTCGGTCTTTGCCACGGTTCCCTGATGCAAGGACCCTTAGAAAAGTCTGTGTCTGTGACGTGTGAGTTTTTCGAATCTCAg GCTCAGGTCCCTGGAGGTGAGAACCCTGCTGTTACCCAGGAGTCCAAGAAACAGCCCTCCGAGGACGACGAGGCCCCTCAGAAGAACAAAGCCCCCGTCATCTCCCCCTCCGTAACTGCGCCAAAAGGATCTGTCCAGCACCTCCCTGACCTGGATGCTGAGAAGCCCCAAGGCTCCAAGGAAAAGAGTCCTGAGGAAGCCACCGAGGAAAAGAGTCCTGAGGAAGCCTTCCCTGTGCAGCTGGATCTAACCACGGATCCTCACGGGGAGAAGCTGGATGTTTCCTTCCTTTACCTGGGGCCCGAGGAAAAGAAGCTGGTGGTTTTTCCTTTCCCTGGAAAGGAAAGTCGCTCCACTAAGTGCCCAGGGTCCGCAGGGGAGACCAACCCTCTGATCCTCCCGCCCTGA